tacccctctgcataagaacgcacccgagcccatttaaggaagcatcacaataaaccaccatgtcttcgacgccttccggtaacactaacaccggagcttgacacaacttctctttcaataattgaaaagcaatttcttgctcgttttcccaattgaacttagcactcttcctcgtcaactttgttaatggagaagcaatcttagaaaagtcttggataaaccgtcgataataaccggccaatccgagaaaacttcggatctccgtgggcgtagtcggtcgtccccaactcttcaccgtctcaatcttccccggatccacttggataccgctttcgttcacaatgtgaccaagaaattgaacctctcttagccaaaattcacacttagagaacttagcatacaacttctccttcctcagcgtcttcaaaacttcgcgcaagtgacgttcatgttcgtgcatacttttcgaatagactagtatgtcgtcaatgaacacaataaccgacttgtccaacataggttggcacacccggttcataagatccatgaatgccgccggtgcattcgtaagaccgaagggcataaccacaaattcataatgcccgtaacgcgttcggaaagccgttttctcaatatcttcctcacggacccgcatttggtgatagccggaccgtaagtcgatcttagagaaatacgttgcgccttgaagttgatcaaacaaatcgtcgatcctaggtaacggataacgattcttgatcgtcactttattcaactcacggtaatcgatgcacatacgcatactaccgtctttcttcttcacaaataagaccggagcgccccatggcgaagcactcggtcggataaaacccttctcgagcaattcttgaatttgattcaataactcttgcatctccgttggcgctaaacgataaggagttttagcaatgggggtagcccccggaaccaactcgatgcgaaattcgacttgtctttccgccgggacacccggtaactcatccggaaagacatcttcaaactcatcaactaccggaatttcacgaattggtggtggctcattacgagtgtcgacaacatgagcaaggaaagccataccaccggtaacaacgtgacgtcgtgcccgagcaaaagtgcatatcggcaccgatctccttcgtttgtcaccatgaataatcatctctcccccacttggggtctttacacgaataaacttgtcgtggcatgcaatatcggctctataacgatcgagccaatccataccaacgacaacatcaaaatcacccaaagtcatcggaataagatcaatttcgaaactttcggtgtcaaacacaacattgcaatttttacacacatcaaccactagcgccgtcttgccatccgctatttcaacttctaccggacgactcaactttactagcggtttatttaacttaggcacaaatcttggagatacgaaagacaaattagcaccactatcaaaaagtattcgagccggattagaattaaccatgaaagtacctgaaacgacttcattggattgtttagcttcttcattagacatcaagtagttacgacccctagccgtacccgctgccttctctatccgcttagcattgtcattacgcaactcgggacactcgggccgtttgtgcccttctttaccgcaattgaaacaagtaaacttgggtgtagtagagggattggtgcaatcacgggccatatgtccctttcgcccacaattatggcaagtataacgaaactctcccggcgcactcttcttgacacttccgacactctcggttgcacccttctttgaaaagtttgacttcttgcttgaaaaatttgaatgactagaaccttcaaactttctcttcctcaacacaatcgcttcaaaccctttcgccatattaaacaactcatcgaagctctttaccacatttacgctaatcttttcttgataactgtcattcaaggttcgatagaagtcttctttcaacattttatcattcccgacatactccgggcaaaattgcgtcttggacaagaacacggatttgagagtgttcaagtccatcgacccttgccttaaggtgcgtaactcgtccttaagccttgtaagatcggccgaagttcggtactcatcgaagaactccgctttaaattcatcccaagtgaagtccatacattgttcttcaccataaagttggatcttagcatcccaccacaatttcgcgtcaccccttaacatgctacaaccgtacCTAGTCTTCTTatcgggtggacactcacaagtacggaaggccccctccatatcggagatgaatcgggcactcttgagtgggtcccgatcgccctcaaaagtaggaggttgagcgtccttaaagttcttgaagaaaaagtctcgtcttcccacattttcttcttgaagagcaatcttaatttgctccttaaccatAGTGACGACGTGTTCGTCAATCGTTTCTaacaacatcttcttaacatcctcgcaaaactccgccttttggcgttcaaagatggcctcaaccttggccgtgaactcggggtcctcgctcgtgcccccattatcaagttcggtgtcgtgtccgtttcgcgtcctcattctataaaacggaatagattAAATAACGAAACGAAAGACATGACAATACTCATCTCGCTCGacgatcatcgtacatcgcttgtttgacacgatttgcacccgtagtaagggtagctaatcattactacgcgagcacgtcgcgctaacgCGCTAGTACAATGTCCATTTCGCTCGATGATTACTATACAACACAACCAATaatgcatgattagttcacataaacctatgtactaaccaagacccggtccgacccaaagtcctacaagtcccgcacaatgcacacacaaaagtctaagtctaggcgcctatctcaagtcacctaaatcccttagaccatgctctgataccacttgtaacatcccaacccaatacacgacaaaaaccattgtaaattcgtggcaaaaaaaaaatttgctgactgaccatctgcgcgccgcgcaaatgcccttgcgcgccgcgcaaaagctggctgtccccggtgcgctttaatgcgaaaaagatgaggtgcttcccgacacatttgaccgaaacgcttttaaccgtacgttaatatatgtaaaactagcacataactaaggtatgaacgagttttacaaagtggggcccacacgtgcccaaaatgccattaagtgtaaaaatacaagtttaatacaaatgagagtttcgaccacaaaaagtttaattgccaaacgacacaacgagcatggtgtttggggttaaactacccaagtctcggtcaaactccaagccataaccaaaagcgcttcctaatcatcaaagcgggaaactcaatccaaggtaatgcccttacccttatccacacacgaacctataaaaaaaggtaaacaacgagagggtaagcaaagcttagtgagcacaataattatacatacacatatataatctacttacttgcatcacttacacaacatcatactcggtttaacaattcgacaatcatgcaacaatattatgcatataccataaaccgcaaatccacaagtagctaataatacaaaagcatacgattcataaataaatactttcaatacataactcacgcaaccttggttaaccaattcgaacaagggaaacggtacatacaagaccgttggagttcacaacatccgttagtgctacttaatcaacgcgtagtcactaatcccccgggtgatgtcttaaacaacgcgactcactcaccctttccaatgtggcgtcttaaacaacgcgacgattccacatgccattcaatacgatgggtggtgtcttaaacaacgcgacatccactccaatacattgtggtgtcttaaacaacgcgacatccacttctttaccatgtggtgtcttaaacaacgcgacatccacttctttacaatgtggtgtcttaagcaacgcgacaatgccacattcatacgacacaaataaatacattatatacacatacgcataatcattccactcaccttatgccttcggtgattattaaaccaagcttgagttccgaggtaacgtacctattttcacaagcatataatcaatcaacttggtctaatcttacaacccacaccatcctaggtcatcttgacccatttggacacttaaccctaaattgggtcattttcaacaaaaaccctaacgcttggcactcaaggccttcctacacattagatcactaggttttatcacaaaacacaaccatttatcaaccttggtccaattttgacccatttgactcaataaaagtcaatacacccattttgggtcatttatacccaaatcacacccatttactctTCCTTAAGGTGTTCTAACAATTATTAAccaattagggtttcatgacaacaattaatacttttaaaaccctagctaacccattattgagcctacatgacccaatttacccaagaacacccaattcaCCCAAAAATGGGTATTAATGTTCATCTCCACACAAACCCTAAtccatacacgaaatcaaaacaagaattgaaagttaaggcataccacaactatcaaaatgtagcaaatgacgagatgaacaactttagaacttggactttagcaagaaaccctcttcttcctcttcaaagtgagctttccctctctaaaactcactctctcactaaaataaattgggaggtgataaggttggtgaacaagggagtaaatgagctcccaaactactgaaccaagcattaaactcggccttgatgtgaatttaccaaaatacccacgtttaaatttaaataaaaacaaagaatAGCTGGCAGCCGTGTTGCGCGGCGCGCgcctcatctgcgcggcgcgcagaccccagttcagcaatgattttccccttttaaaatgtatgaaacatgaactccacaactctagtcatataattacacatacaaacattatgtacaataattacacgggtcttacatattagtaataaaaattcctcttataatatttttaaaaactaaaatacaatttatatttatatttatatttatatttatttttatatttataataactaTATTAGCCAACACCAATGAATAGTATCACGATATCACCTATTTCGTCTTTTAgtggtttttttctttttttctttttttacggTTTTTCATCCCGATTATCTGGCCCAACGGAGTGGGCTACTTCGGACCTCCATCTAGTTATTATATAAagattgtacaatatgcttcaaaatttgtacatgtgttcattggGTGTTTTGTAGAAGATTGtataatttgttttaaagtttgtaaatTTAGTCATGAaggtgttttatcataaagttATACATaacgcttcaaatattgtacatatgatcatggaggtgttttatcataaggttgtacataatgcttcatgtattatataattaacatgttatatttttatttaaaaaaattaattatattaatgacatcatcatagTGGACTCATAATTTTTCTTTTTACTTTTGATTTTTTAAGCTTGGATAATTCTTAATTATTACATCATCATTATAGATATTTAATAGATACTATAGATTATGAAATTGATTAAATTAAAAACGGAGTTCAACATAAGCTATTAGCAATGTTGGCACACATATCACTTTCGAAATCGATCCCCATTATATTAAGAACCACACAACCATGTATAAGTAATATGCACACAacattttacgtggaaaacctctcaaggaAGAATAAAAATTACGGGACCAACGGCCACATAAATTCCACTATATACGAACGAATAATATTGCAAGAATGAACGCTCTTTACAACACTCTTGAGTATTATCACGTATCTCTCAACACCTCTCTAAAACGGTAGATTACAATAAAGGAATTCGCTCCTATCGTGATTGAATTACCAACACCATCTCACGGGACGGAATCAAGGCGACTCTCATAAACTCTATATTTTTCTCCAACTCCTCCACTTTTCTCTACATACTACTACACATATTTATACTAAAACCCCACAAAGTTTTCCTCCAAAATTCACTCCACAAAACTCCCTCCAAAACAATTCCCACCAAAATATTTCTTCTCAAAAAATACTCCCACCCAATACACtcttacaatatttaaataatTTGAATCAATAAATATAACACATCCTCCATTGATTCAAATTATTTAAATCTCAACCTCGAACGTGGATTATTGATCTTCATCTTATTGCCCCCGACTTTATCTCAATCGGGACACGCCGCCAAACAATCTTATTGTTTGGAAGACTTTCGACACAAGGAACTCTCCATGATCAACTCTCCATGATCAACTCTCCACCGAGCCTCTTCATCCTGAACCTCTCTCCAACAACTATTCATTTCGTACGATTTCAGCAGCAGCTTCAGACACATGTATCTCCCAATCTACTCATCTGATCACCACAAAAATCGGTCTCAACATAAATCGAAGTGTTTTGAACCCGATATCTAAAAATTACGATGATCCAACGGCCAACGAATCTGCAGCACCCGTTTCTTCTCAACTGTGCTGAAATCGACGAACTAAACTACAGCAGACCTCAGGCAATAATATCTCTCGCACGAAAGCTCTAATCTCTAATCACAGATCCCAAAGGTCAGATCGTGTATCAACCTCTTATGAACCCACAATCCAGTTTTTAAGCCGATCCAACGGTTAATGAACCGATGCCGTCAATTCTTCTGACGTTGCGTAGTGTGTAACGAAATGCATATACCCATAGTTAATGAAAATTGTTTTCCTAACATTGCTTTTGTTATAATatagatagagatagagatagatagAGATAGAAATTATGACTATTATTTTTTTAtaagaattattaattattaatggattagttttaattaaaaaatattattatattataatattataatataaattataataattataattaaataaagggggatgattctcacacacatttttttgatcctcacacaccaattgagtattattagaagagtaaaatgttaaaataggtgtgtgaggataaaaaaagtgtgtttaataattataattaaataaattataaataatgtaATTTAAAAAAGGGAACATAACGATAAACATATGTGCCAGTTGGCGTAGGGAGTCCAGTCCATACACAGACACCCCAAAAATCCACAATTAAGATAACTTGAAACCGTTTCCTGAGCCCTGCATCCATCTCTCTCTTAATACTCACTCACTCACTCACTCACTCACTAGCTAATTTCATCTTCTCTCAATAAATTATTAGTCAATATGGACGTTTTGCAGCGGCCGGTGACGCCTCTAATCACGTCATCTCCGCCGTCAATTTCAGCCGTATATGACTGGAATACTAATCATGCATCCAGCTCCTTCAGATTACATCGATTCGCCTCTCAATTGCCTCTCAAATCAGGTCCTGTCAATTTTTGAAAGAGAAATTGAAACTTTAGTTTTCATTATGAATTATGATCATTGTGTATTCATTTTATTCTGCTGTTCATTAATTTACATACATGCAATTtattatatgtgtgtgtatgaTTATAAGAttatcaaaaattttgaaatgtcaATTCACATATTGACTTGTTGATAGGAGCATGGACATATTAATAGCAAAATGGCCCATGTTAGTAAGCCCGGTTCCTAACACTCCAATTGATACCAGTTGACTAGTTGCAGTTATTAACATAAACTGATGAGTACGCGGGAAATGATATATCCACCATCCAAATTACTTCTTCCACCAAACATATGCATTATTTAGTTGTACAGTACAACCAACTAATACACAGTTTATGGTGGAAGAAGTAATTTAGATAGTGGATATATCAATACGCCTGATTGACTATGTGCATACCTAACCTAACATTCTCAAAATATTGAAATGTCAATTTACTTATTGACTTGTAGTCTTGATTGACCATGTGGATACCTAATGGTACATTTCATTAGCATTAATTTTAGAGCTAGCTTATTAATGCAGGGCATGGATGTTCATGGATGCAAGACACCAAAACCTATAAGAACAGTATAGCCAACAAAGAAAGGAGACATGGTCCATTACATTCCGGGTTTTCAACTACAGCTGCCGAAATTGCTTCTGTGAAGGACCTCTTTGATTTTATATGTTCAGGTCCCCTTATAGACAAACTTGGATTCACCCGAGAGTCCATAGGTGAGTCTATAGACAAGTGGTTAGAGAACGGGTTTCATGTGTGTAAACTGTTCAACATCAATGAGCTAAACCTGACGACACCCCAAAAAGCTAGAATTTATCATTACTATATCCCAGTCTTCTTGTGGTGTGAACGACAAATATCTGATCATAGGTCCGCGTATAAAGATGGAGATGACATCCCTCCTTTAGTGGTActttctaattttttttattgttCTGTGGTTGTTTGTTTAGCATCACCATTAGGCACCAATAACCTTACAAAGATGGAAATAGTTGGATAAAAAGACTACAATTCCTTCcgtacaaaaagggacctttttaagtAGTTGGTCACTTGGTTGTATATGCTGTTGAAATTCATGATGTGATTGCATCAGTGGCGATTTCAGGATTAGATCTCAATGGGGTCCCGAAATTTTTTttagtactaattatatttgaatgttaATTTATTGGTTGCTTACCTTAAAAAAACTacaaatttgaaaaatatatgtgatccgagtagttaaatttagtggaaTCCTATACAATACAAAGGAAAAACTATAGGTTCAAAAAATATATGGAGTcttgtagttaaatttagtggtgtcctataaaatttaaaaagtattttctacgtaaaaattttaaactagtggtgtcccgtgaccccacgggCTTTAACCTAAACTCCCCCTGGATTGCATCTATTGTGAATTCAAACAATGTGAACCCATTTACTTGAATGTGGGTTATGTCTTTCTACAAGGCTAAAATTTTAGGTTGTTTGAAAGTTTATAATCTTCTAAACTGATTTGCTAACAAAGAAAATAAATTTTGTTATAACAGTAAGTTTTGTAATGGTACGTGATCATTCATAAAGTGCTATAATTAAAATGAACAAAATATGTTGCCGGGTCAACCCAACCCATCCCAGACCGTTTTAACTTGCATAAAGTTGGCCTCTTTTGACCATAACCCATTTCGGAATTTTACTAACCCCCTCCCTATCCATATTGCTACCTTGAATAGTTTCCTCTCCTGAATTTTATGTTCCTAAAATTTCCTTAGACAAACTTTGGATATTTGCTTGAGTTTTTCGCTGATGCAGACTAAGCTGCTGGGTGACAACATTCTCTGTTTTTATGCAGATTGGTTTTAGTGCTCCCCAAGGTTGTGGAAAGACTACACTTGTCTTCGCTCTAGACTATTTGTTTAAAACTTCAGGAAGGTAGAGTGCAGAGTAATAATATAATACAATAGAAATGTCTTTATGGTCAAATATTCCATAGAAATTTCAGAGTTTTTGACATGTTATATGTCTCAGGAAGTCTGCAACTATTTCGATAGACGATTTCTATCTAACTCATGACAATCAGGTGATACTCAAATGGAGTTCCGTTTTTCTGTACTGATTGCAATTTTGCATATTGGAGATGATAATTGTTGAACTAATAATTTATATACTGTGCTTGCACTTTGATGCCTCTACTAACTACAAATTCTTGGAGCTGGGTTAATTTAAAATTTCTTTTCTCAAATAGTGTTGGCCTCATATTTTTTTTGATAATTTTGAAGAATTATCGCGCCCCTTCACAAAAATCTTGTTTGATACTTGCCAGATCTATAATAGTTTATTAAAGttttgaaatttataatatatatagatagatatgttAACATACACAAAATATGTTAAGTATTTAATcagtttctttctttctttttctggaGAAAATCTTAGCCCTCTCTTAGCTCCATCTCTGCTTCGTCATCTTTGTTTTATCTGATGCCTAATGCAGTTCTAATTTTATTTTAGGCTAAACTAAGAGAAAAGAATCCTGGGAATGCTCTTTTAGAGGTACGAGTTATCCACTTTATATTAGTAAGAGTTTTAACAAAGCAGAATTGGTTTCACTGTTCGAGTAACTAGTTAATAGGAGGCTTATTCTTTACCCACAGTTTCGGGGAAATGCTGGAAGTCATGATCTATCTTTATCTGTTGAAACACTAACAGCTGTTGGTAAATTGACCAAAGAAGGTATTATTGACTCCTGTTTTATCCCGCATGTATATTCTATATATTGCTTGATAACATATATTGAACTAACTTTTAGAACACAGGTATGAAGATGAAGCTTCCCAGATATGATAAAGTAAGTACAAATCATACATACATATTTCTTTTTTTTACTGATTTTCTTTCAATCTTTttaattatgattttgagattctccCCTGTGCAGTCTGCATACAATGGTAGAGGTGACAGAGCTGATCCTTCGACGTGGCCTGAAGTTGAAGGACCTTTATCAGTAAGTTAAAGTCACTAGCAATTTATGGTCTGCTGCTATGCCTATTTAGCCTCACTTGTGATTGTTCTTTATCATTTTACTCATGTACGGGTCATTTCGGTTGTTCTAAACCCTAAATAGGTCGGAGAAAAATTTAACAAAAAAGTGGAACTGGTCAAATGGATCAACAAGGGTCAAGAGTCACCCAAAATATTACATTTATTGAAGGACCCAACCTGAATTTGATAGTTACATGTGTCATTTCATGCTTCATCATGTAGGTAGTTCTGTTTGAGGGCTGGATGCTTGGTTTTAAGCCCGTCCCAACTGAAGTGGTCAAAGCTGTCGATCCACAGGTTAGTCACTTACCACTAGCATCACCATTCATGTTTTTTTTTCCTGCGAAAACTGTACATGACCTAAAAAATATACATTCGCAGCTAGAAATAGTGAATAAGAATCTAGAGGCATATTATGATGCATGGGACAAGTTCGTGAAATCATG
This genomic window from Rutidosis leptorrhynchoides isolate AG116_Rl617_1_P2 chromosome 2, CSIRO_AGI_Rlap_v1, whole genome shotgun sequence contains:
- the LOC139890443 gene encoding D-glycerate 3-kinase, chloroplastic, producing the protein MIQRPTNLQHPFLLNCAEIDELNYSRPQLISSSLNKLLVNMDVLQRPVTPLITSSPPSISAVYDWNTNHASSSFRLHRFASQLPLKSGHGCSWMQDTKTYKNSIANKERRHGPLHSGFSTTAAEIASVKDLFDFICSGPLIDKLGFTRESIGESIDKWLENGFHVCKLFNINELNLTTPQKARIYHYYIPVFLWCERQISDHRSAYKDGDDIPPLVIGFSAPQGCGKTTLVFALDYLFKTSGRKSATISIDDFYLTHDNQAKLREKNPGNALLEFRGNAGSHDLSLSVETLTAVGKLTKEGMKMKLPRYDKSAYNGRGDRADPSTWPEVEGPLSVVLFEGWMLGFKPVPTEVVKAVDPQLEIVNKNLEAYYDAWDKFVKSWIIIKIKDPSCVFQWRLQAEIQMREAGNPGMTDEEVMDFVSRYLPAYNAYLPTLYTEGPKGSESNRTLIVEIDEERNPILAG